A DNA window from Nitrospinota bacterium contains the following coding sequences:
- a CDS encoding ABC transporter permease: MNSRLARFVRSTPLAALGLLILLVLVVVAIFAPYISPYDPTAIRLAEGLSGPSITHPLGQDKLGRDILSRIIYGARISLYVGVATVMLSAFVGTVVGAVSGYAGGVVDEVVMRLIDILLAFPGILLAVAVMAILGPSLNNIVIALTVLGWVGYARLVRGQVLALREFEFVHAARALGADARRIIARHLVPNVLGLVIVQATFGMAGAIVAEAGLSFLGLGTQPPTPSWGSMLNDGREFLLTTPHLTTFPGLAIMTVVLGLNFLGDGLRDILDPKSRAR; this comes from the coding sequence ATGAATAGCCGCTTAGCCCGGTTCGTACGATCAACCCCCTTGGCCGCCCTGGGGCTCTTGATTCTCCTCGTCCTCGTCGTCGTGGCGATCTTCGCGCCCTATATCTCGCCCTACGACCCGACTGCGATCCGCCTGGCCGAGGGTCTTTCAGGCCCGTCCATCACACACCCCCTGGGCCAGGATAAGCTCGGCCGCGACATCCTGAGCCGCATAATCTACGGCGCCCGCATCTCGCTCTACGTGGGAGTGGCCACGGTCATGCTTTCGGCTTTTGTCGGGACTGTCGTGGGCGCCGTTTCCGGCTACGCCGGCGGAGTTGTGGATGAGGTCGTGATGCGGCTCATCGACATTCTGCTCGCCTTCCCCGGCATCTTGCTCGCCGTAGCCGTGATGGCGATCCTCGGCCCGAGCCTAAATAACATCGTCATCGCCCTGACCGTGTTGGGCTGGGTCGGCTATGCCCGCCTGGTGAGGGGACAGGTCTTGGCGCTCAGGGAGTTTGAGTTCGTCCATGCCGCCCGGGCTCTTGGGGCCGACGCCAGGCGCATCATCGCCCGCCACCTCGTTCCCAACGTCCTGGGGCTGGTCATCGTCCAGGCGACGTTCGGCATGGCGGGGGCCATAGTAGCTGAAGCGGGCCTATCCTTCTTGGGCTTGGGGACCCAGCCGCCGACGCCCTCCTGGGGCAGCATGCTCAACGACGGGCGGGAATTTTTGCTCACGACCCCCCATCTGACCACCTTCCCCGGCCTTGCCATCATGACGGTGGTGCTCGGCCTCAACTTCTTGGGCGACGGGCTGCGGGACATTCTCGACCCAAAGAGCCGGGCGAGATAG
- the lpdA gene encoding dihydrolipoyl dehydrogenase, whose amino-acid sequence MASYDLAIIGAGPGGYVAAIRAAQLGGRVVLIDKDELGGTCLNWGCIPTKAMIASAEVYKKIKEAAEFGIILEGEARVDMGRLIDRKDKIVATLVKGIQTLLKSRGVTYLHGQARFKSSTAIEVTAADGAAETVEAAKTIVATGSRPVSIPAFPFDGASIISSDEAVNLRELPSHLLIIGAGIVGCEFAFLYHELGCRVTMVEMMERALPFEDGETSRLIERELKKRKIALHSGTKVDKAERQEDGVVLITLAGGETVEADLVLVSIGRRPNTDGLGLEAAGVDLTGGGEIVVNERMQSSTEAIYAIGDVVGGALLAHKASAEGIVAAENAMGRNRVMNYDIVPAGIFTIPEVGVVGITEEEAEKRGLAYRVGRFPIRALGKAMCAGETVGQVKVIAEEETDQILGVHIVGDHAADLIHEAAVAMHAGMTASELGDLTHAHPTLSEAIMEAVHDVHGMAIHIPPKREA is encoded by the coding sequence ATGGCAAGCTACGACCTCGCCATCATCGGCGCCGGGCCCGGGGGCTACGTGGCGGCCATTCGTGCGGCCCAGCTAGGAGGCCGCGTGGTCCTCATCGACAAGGACGAGCTAGGCGGGACTTGCCTCAACTGGGGCTGCATCCCAACCAAAGCCATGATCGCCTCGGCCGAGGTCTATAAAAAGATAAAGGAGGCGGCTGAGTTCGGCATAATATTAGAAGGTGAAGCCCGGGTCGATATGGGCCGCCTCATCGACCGGAAAGACAAGATCGTCGCCACCCTCGTCAAGGGCATCCAAACCCTGCTGAAGAGCCGGGGGGTTACTTACCTTCACGGTCAGGCCCGCTTTAAGAGTTCCACTGCCATCGAGGTGACCGCCGCCGACGGGGCCGCCGAGACCGTCGAGGCGGCAAAGACCATCGTCGCCACCGGCAGCCGCCCGGTTTCGATTCCTGCATTCCCCTTCGACGGCGCATCCATAATCTCCTCCGACGAGGCCGTCAACCTGAGGGAGCTTCCCTCCCACCTGCTCATCATCGGCGCCGGAATCGTCGGGTGCGAGTTCGCATTCCTCTACCACGAGCTCGGCTGCCGGGTCACCATGGTGGAGATGATGGAGAGGGCCCTCCCCTTTGAAGACGGCGAGACCAGCCGTCTCATCGAGCGAGAGCTTAAGAAGCGCAAGATCGCCCTCCATTCGGGCACCAAGGTGGATAAGGCCGAGCGCCAGGAGGACGGAGTGGTGCTAATCACGCTGGCGGGGGGTGAGACCGTCGAGGCCGACCTGGTGCTGGTCTCCATCGGACGGCGCCCCAACACCGACGGGCTTGGGCTCGAAGCCGCCGGGGTTGACTTAACCGGGGGGGGCGAGATTGTGGTCAACGAGCGGATGCAGAGCTCCACCGAGGCCATCTACGCCATCGGCGACGTGGTTGGCGGGGCGCTGCTCGCCCACAAAGCCTCGGCCGAGGGCATCGTGGCCGCCGAGAACGCCATGGGCCGAAACCGGGTCATGAACTACGACATTGTCCCGGCGGGTATCTTCACCATCCCCGAGGTGGGGGTGGTCGGCATCACCGAGGAGGAGGCGGAGAAGCGGGGCCTCGCATACCGGGTGGGCCGCTTTCCCATCAGAGCCTTAGGAAAAGCCATGTGCGCCGGAGAAACGGTAGGCCAGGTGAAGGTCATCGCCGAGGAGGAGACCGACCAGATTCTTGGCGTCCACATCGTTGGCGACCACGCAGCCGACCTCATCCACGAGGCGGCGGTCGCTATGCACGCCGGTATGACGGCCTCTGAGCTTGGCGACCTCACCCACGCTCACCCGACTCTGTCCGAAGCCATTATGGAGGCCGTCCACGACGTCCACGGCATGGCGATCCATATCCCGCCGAAAAGAGAAGCGTGA
- the thiD gene encoding bifunctional hydroxymethylpyrimidine kinase/phosphomethylpyrimidine kinase produces MIPVALTIAGSDSGGGAGIQADLKTFTALEVFGTSVITSVTAQNTRGVTDIYDLPAYIIGRQIDAICSDLPVAAAKTGMLSNVEIIEHVAKKAVEHGIPNLVVDPVMVAKSGDSLLMPEAVRTLVERLFPLATVITPNRPEAEVLLGKRLRSMADMAEAARALKRMGPKSVLVKGGHGRGRAIDIFFDGRTVTELVSERIDQPNTHGTGCILAAATAAHLARGASLAEAVNRAKRFVTEAIRHGLAIGGGTGPADPAATIHKALHRSHVIDSLTSALERLKSARIGTLVPEVQTNLGYALPKALDRRDVAAFPGRIHRVGETVREVSPPSFGASQHVAAVILAAMGHDPSVRAAMNLRYEKRILAACRKVKLAVGAFDRSNEPPAVRRREGASLEWGTVEAIGRAGSVPDVIYDTGGHGKEPMIRVLGVSPEAVVEKVLAIQGALARKARSQKR; encoded by the coding sequence ATGATTCCCGTTGCGCTTACAATTGCGGGTTCTGACTCAGGTGGCGGAGCGGGAATTCAGGCCGACCTTAAAACCTTCACCGCGCTCGAAGTCTTCGGGACAAGCGTTATAACCTCTGTGACAGCCCAAAACACCCGAGGGGTAACCGACATCTACGACCTGCCGGCCTACATTATCGGCCGCCAGATCGACGCCATCTGCTCGGACCTCCCCGTGGCCGCCGCAAAGACGGGAATGCTCTCCAACGTCGAGATAATCGAGCACGTGGCCAAGAAAGCTGTCGAGCACGGGATTCCCAATCTCGTGGTAGACCCGGTGATGGTGGCAAAAAGCGGCGACTCGCTTCTTATGCCCGAGGCGGTCCGGACCCTGGTGGAGAGGCTCTTTCCCCTGGCCACAGTGATCACGCCAAATAGGCCCGAAGCCGAGGTTCTGTTGGGAAAGCGTCTTCGGAGCATGGCTGACATGGCCGAGGCGGCCCGGGCCCTCAAGCGGATGGGGCCCAAAAGCGTGCTCGTCAAAGGCGGCCACGGGCGGGGCCGCGCCATCGACATCTTCTTCGACGGCCGGACCGTGACGGAGCTCGTCTCCGAGCGTATCGATCAGCCCAACACCCACGGCACCGGCTGCATCCTCGCAGCGGCCACCGCCGCCCACCTAGCCCGTGGGGCCTCGCTCGCCGAGGCGGTGAACCGTGCAAAGCGCTTCGTCACCGAGGCCATCCGGCATGGGCTGGCCATCGGAGGCGGTACGGGGCCGGCCGACCCAGCCGCGACCATCCACAAGGCCCTCCACCGGTCCCACGTAATAGATAGTCTCACCTCCGCCCTGGAGCGGCTCAAGTCCGCTAGGATCGGCACCCTGGTGCCGGAGGTCCAGACCAACCTGGGTTACGCCCTGCCGAAGGCGCTGGACCGCCGTGATGTGGCCGCCTTCCCCGGTAGAATTCACCGGGTGGGCGAGACCGTCCGGGAGGTGTCCCCGCCGAGCTTTGGGGCGAGCCAGCACGTGGCAGCCGTGATACTGGCGGCCATGGGCCACGATCCGTCCGTACGCGCAGCCATGAATCTCCGCTACGAGAAGAGAATTCTCGCGGCCTGCCGGAAGGTTAAGCTGGCGGTCGGGGCCTTCGACCGCTCTAACGAGCCACCTGCCGTCAGGCGCCGCGAGGGGGCGAGCCTCGAGTGGGGCACCGTAGAGGCCATCGGCCGGGCCGGCAGCGTCCCCGACGTCATCTACGACACAGGCGGCCACGGCAAGGAGCCCATGATCCGCGTCCTCGGCGTCTCGCCGGAGGCGGTTGTGGAGAAGGTCCTGGCCATCCAGGGGGCCCTGGCGCGTAAGGCACGCAGCCAAAAACGGTGA
- a CDS encoding ABC transporter permease, whose product MRRYVLRRIGLLVPVVLGVVTVVFLIVHLIPGDPVEIMLGEQALAVDREALRHEMGLDKPIHLQYVAFLKGLVRGDLGQSLHTKQPVLTSIARRLPATIELAAAAMAVALLLAIPLGLLAAYKKDSLVDQGSMVFALLGISMPNFWLGPLLIIVFSLKLGWFPVSGRGSLAHVVLPAITLGTAMAAILTRMTRASMLDVIQSDYITTARAKGVRESLVVLKHAFRNALIPVVTIVGLQIGSLLAGSIITETIFAWPGIGRLTIQAINARDYPLVQGCVLIIALGYVLVNFATDLLYGLIDPRIRYE is encoded by the coding sequence GTGCGCCGCTACGTTCTTCGACGGATTGGCTTACTCGTCCCGGTCGTGCTCGGGGTCGTTACGGTGGTATTCCTCATCGTCCATCTCATTCCCGGCGACCCGGTAGAGATTATGCTGGGCGAGCAGGCCCTGGCGGTCGATAGGGAGGCGCTGCGTCATGAAATGGGCCTGGACAAGCCCATTCATCTGCAGTACGTGGCCTTCCTGAAGGGCCTGGTCCGCGGGGACCTCGGCCAGTCCCTACACACCAAACAGCCGGTGCTTACGAGCATCGCACGCCGCTTGCCCGCGACCATCGAGCTGGCGGCGGCCGCGATGGCAGTCGCCCTGCTGCTTGCGATTCCACTGGGGTTGCTCGCCGCCTACAAGAAGGACTCATTAGTCGATCAGGGCTCGATGGTCTTCGCCCTATTGGGCATCAGCATGCCGAATTTCTGGCTAGGTCCCCTTCTGATTATCGTCTTTTCCTTGAAGCTCGGCTGGTTTCCCGTCTCTGGCCGGGGGAGCCTGGCCCACGTAGTCCTTCCCGCCATCACGTTGGGGACCGCGATGGCCGCCATTCTGACCCGGATGACCCGCGCCAGTATGCTGGATGTCATCCAGAGCGACTACATCACGACGGCGCGAGCCAAAGGAGTTCGCGAAAGCCTGGTGGTGCTCAAGCACGCCTTCCGAAACGCCCTCATTCCCGTGGTGACCATCGTTGGCCTCCAGATCGGCAGCCTGCTGGCCGGAAGCATCATCACAGAGACCATCTTTGCCTGGCCGGGGATAGGCCGGCTCACAATCCAGGCGATCAACGCCCGCGACTACCCCCTCGTGCAAGGCTGCGTGCTTATTATCGCCCTGGGCTACGTGCTGGTCAATTTCGCCACCGACCTCCTTTACGGACTCATAGACCCGAGGATTCGGTATGAATAG